From the Streptomyces nigrescens genome, one window contains:
- a CDS encoding SACE_7040 family transcriptional regulator, giving the protein MSNAQSSAPTSRREQILKEAARLFAERGFHGVGVDEIGAAVGISGPGLYRHFAGKDAMLAELLVGISERLLAGGRMRVAEGGGSPEAVLDALIDGHIDFALDDRPLITLHDRELDRLREADRKRVRQLQRQYVELWVEVVRRVHPGPSESQARAAVHAVFGLLNSTPHLGRPGALPGRTEMAELLHRLALGAFGAVAGEPEAGEPMAASVPGA; this is encoded by the coding sequence ATGAGTAATGCGCAGTCCTCCGCCCCGACCAGCCGCCGCGAGCAGATCCTCAAGGAGGCCGCCCGGCTCTTCGCGGAGCGCGGCTTCCACGGCGTCGGCGTGGACGAGATAGGGGCGGCCGTGGGTATCTCCGGCCCCGGCCTCTACCGGCACTTCGCCGGTAAGGACGCGATGCTCGCCGAGCTGCTGGTCGGGATCAGCGAGCGACTGCTCGCGGGGGGCCGGATGCGGGTCGCGGAGGGCGGCGGGAGCCCCGAGGCGGTGCTGGACGCGCTGATCGACGGCCATATCGACTTCGCGCTGGACGACCGGCCGCTGATCACCCTGCACGACCGGGAGCTGGACCGGCTGCGGGAGGCCGACCGCAAGCGGGTCCGCCAGCTGCAGCGGCAGTACGTGGAGCTGTGGGTGGAGGTCGTCCGCCGGGTCCACCCGGGCCCCTCCGAGTCACAGGCCCGTGCCGCCGTGCATGCCGTCTTCGGCCTGCTCAACTCCACCCCGCACCTCGGCCGCCCGGGCGCCCTCCCGGGCCGCACGGAGATGGCGGAACTGCTGCACCGGCTGGCGCTGGGCGCGTTCGGCGCGGTGGCGGGCGAGCCGGAGGCCGGGGAGCCGATGGCGGCGTCGGTACCGGGCGCCTAG
- a CDS encoding acyl-CoA dehydrogenase family protein, with amino-acid sequence MRRTVFNEDHEAFRETIRAFIEAEVVPVHDEWLAAGQAPRDFYYKLGDLGVFGIRVPEEFGGAGIDSHKFEAVMYEETARAGVTFGGSGVHVLLGLPYIQMLATDEQKKRFLPKFVSGEEMWALAMTEPGTGSDLAGMKSTAKLSDDGTHYVLNGAKTFITGGVHADRVIVCARTAAPREDDRRFGISLFAVDAKSAGYSVGRKLDKLGLKVSDTAELAFVDVKVPVEDLLGEENKGFSYLGLNLASERWGIAFGAYAQAKAAVRFAKEYVQERTIFGKTVASFQNTKFELAACQAEVDAAEAVADRALEALDAGELTPAEAASAKLFCTEVAHRVIDRCLQLHGGYGFMNEYPIARLYADNRVNRIYGGTSEVMKSIIAKSMGL; translated from the coding sequence ATGCGCCGTACGGTGTTCAACGAGGATCACGAGGCGTTCCGCGAGACCATACGCGCCTTCATCGAGGCCGAGGTCGTGCCCGTGCACGACGAGTGGCTGGCCGCCGGCCAGGCCCCGCGCGACTTCTACTACAAGCTCGGTGACCTGGGCGTCTTCGGTATCCGCGTCCCCGAGGAGTTCGGCGGCGCCGGTATCGACTCGCACAAGTTCGAGGCCGTGATGTACGAGGAGACCGCCCGCGCGGGCGTCACCTTCGGCGGCTCCGGCGTGCACGTCCTGCTCGGACTGCCGTACATCCAGATGCTCGCCACCGACGAGCAGAAGAAGCGCTTCCTGCCGAAGTTCGTCAGCGGCGAGGAGATGTGGGCGCTCGCGATGACCGAGCCCGGCACCGGCTCCGACCTCGCGGGCATGAAGTCCACCGCGAAGCTGTCGGACGACGGCACGCACTACGTCCTCAACGGCGCCAAGACCTTCATCACCGGCGGTGTGCACGCCGACCGCGTCATCGTCTGCGCCCGCACCGCCGCCCCCCGCGAGGACGACCGCCGCTTCGGCATCTCGCTCTTCGCCGTGGACGCCAAGTCCGCCGGCTACTCCGTCGGCCGCAAGCTGGACAAGCTCGGCCTGAAGGTCTCCGACACCGCCGAGCTGGCCTTCGTCGACGTCAAGGTCCCGGTCGAGGACCTGCTGGGCGAGGAGAACAAGGGCTTCTCCTACCTGGGCCTGAACCTCGCCTCCGAGCGCTGGGGCATCGCCTTCGGCGCCTACGCCCAGGCCAAGGCCGCCGTCCGGTTCGCCAAGGAGTACGTGCAGGAGCGCACGATCTTCGGCAAGACGGTCGCCTCCTTCCAGAACACCAAGTTCGAACTGGCCGCCTGCCAGGCCGAGGTGGACGCCGCCGAGGCCGTCGCCGACCGCGCGCTCGAAGCCCTGGACGCCGGCGAGCTGACCCCGGCCGAGGCCGCCTCCGCCAAGCTGTTCTGCACCGAGGTCGCGCACCGCGTGATCGACCGCTGCCTCCAGCTGCACGGCGGCTACGGCTTCATGAACGAGTACCCCATCGCCCGCCTCTACGCCGACAACCGCGTCAACCGCATCTACGGCGGCACCAGCGAGGTCATGAAGTCCATCATCGCCAAGTCCATGGGCCTCTAG
- a CDS encoding acyl-CoA thioesterase has protein sequence MNDALRSLLGLLALERIEQDIFRGESRASVVPRVFGGQVAAQALVAAGRTVPADRPPHSLHAYFLRPGDPGAPIVYTVDRIRDGRSFTTRRVVAVQHGQPIFHLSASFQAAEEGLEHQEPMPPAPDPLELPTAAEMLPRHAERFLAPGVAERLLEARAAIDLRYVDEPPYVTVGEPRDPRSQVWFRTQGKLDDDGEIPRPLLDICLVTYVSDMTLLDSILLAHGRGGWAVGDVVGASLDHAMWFHRPLRADEWLLYDQESPTAQSGRGLGKGRIFTADGQLAVSVIQEGVIRVPRD, from the coding sequence GTGAACGACGCACTCCGGTCCCTGCTCGGTCTGCTCGCACTGGAGCGGATCGAGCAGGACATCTTCCGGGGCGAGAGCCGCGCCTCGGTCGTGCCCCGGGTCTTCGGCGGCCAGGTCGCCGCCCAGGCCCTGGTCGCGGCCGGGCGCACGGTCCCCGCCGACCGGCCGCCGCACTCCCTGCACGCGTACTTCCTGCGCCCGGGCGACCCCGGCGCCCCCATCGTCTACACCGTCGACCGCATCCGCGACGGCCGCTCCTTCACCACCCGCCGGGTCGTCGCCGTCCAGCATGGCCAGCCGATCTTCCACCTCTCCGCCTCCTTCCAGGCGGCCGAGGAGGGGCTGGAGCACCAGGAGCCGATGCCGCCGGCACCGGACCCGCTGGAGCTGCCCACCGCCGCCGAGATGCTGCCCCGCCACGCCGAACGGTTCCTCGCCCCCGGCGTCGCCGAGCGTCTCCTGGAGGCCCGCGCCGCGATCGACCTGCGGTACGTGGACGAGCCGCCCTACGTCACCGTCGGCGAGCCCCGCGACCCCCGGTCCCAGGTATGGTTCCGCACCCAGGGCAAGCTCGACGACGACGGCGAGATCCCCCGCCCCCTGCTGGACATCTGCCTGGTCACCTACGTCTCCGACATGACCCTGCTCGACTCGATCCTGCTCGCGCACGGCCGCGGCGGCTGGGCGGTAGGCGACGTGGTCGGCGCCAGCCTGGACCACGCCATGTGGTTCCACCGCCCCCTGCGCGCCGACGAGTGGCTCCTGTACGACCAGGAATCCCCCACCGCCCAGAGCGGCCGCGGCCTCGGCAAGGGCCGTATCTTCACGGCCGACGGCCAGCTGGCGGTGTCGGTGATCCAGGAGGGCGTCATCCGGGTACCGCGCGATTAG
- a CDS encoding flavoprotein — MNRPVLYLFGSAAPPVQQFAEVARSAHTAGFDVCIGLTPTAARWLDGEVPLLEELTGHPVRSEYKQPAAPDVWPPADVIVFAPVTFNSLNSWALGLTHHFVVGVVAEGIGKGIPTVAMPCVNTAYVHHPQFDRSVATLRGAGVSVLYGPGGFEPNEPGKGRPEGYPWQLALTEATRAVRVTP, encoded by the coding sequence ATGAATCGTCCCGTGCTTTACCTGTTCGGTTCCGCCGCCCCGCCCGTCCAGCAGTTTGCCGAGGTGGCACGCAGCGCCCACACGGCTGGATTCGACGTGTGCATCGGTCTGACGCCCACGGCGGCCCGGTGGCTCGACGGCGAGGTGCCGCTACTGGAAGAGCTGACGGGGCACCCGGTCCGGTCCGAGTACAAGCAACCGGCCGCCCCCGATGTGTGGCCTCCGGCCGACGTCATCGTGTTCGCACCGGTCACCTTCAATTCCCTCAACTCCTGGGCGCTTGGACTGACGCATCACTTCGTGGTCGGGGTGGTTGCCGAGGGCATCGGCAAGGGCATTCCCACGGTGGCCATGCCCTGCGTGAACACCGCCTATGTGCACCATCCGCAGTTCGACCGGTCAGTGGCGACGCTGCGCGGCGCGGGCGTGTCGGTGTTGTACGGGCCCGGCGGCTTCGAACCCAACGAGCCGGGCAAAGGGCGACCAGAAGGCTATCCGTGGCAACTGGCGCTGACCGAAGCGACGCGAGCCGTCCGCGTCACGCCTTAA
- a CDS encoding helix-turn-helix domain-containing protein, which produces MPSLHDDHTGARIAHTRKVRRLTQRELADLAHVSYSTLTKVEQGVLPASPSVLGALARSLSVPVTELTGQPYLEELRQDQLDGLINPIREALNIYDLGPDPEVLPRTVEELAAHADRLCAMVRATNIKQVAAELPGLIHEATTTAHLHPTDRNWRLLASTYRTAYDLTAKLGFSDLGMVALDRMGWSAERASDAVLSGVRQYMRGVAYLRAGDYRTGKRLVRLGLTDLDQAAPGRVFDAVTGQLHLGAAVLAGRDKDRDTAEGHLGEAQRIAERTGPAEKVHWLSFGPTNVGVHRVSVLAELDLYPEAVQCAQEIAIPDGWPPSRLAHHHAEVARALMWTGRTDAAFKSLLKARKVAPQQTRYHPAVRETYAGLDSARRRMPETFGNYGSWLRM; this is translated from the coding sequence ATGCCTTCACTGCACGACGACCACACGGGCGCACGCATCGCGCACACACGCAAGGTCCGACGCCTGACCCAACGCGAGCTGGCCGACCTTGCGCACGTCTCGTACAGCACGTTGACCAAAGTGGAGCAAGGAGTCCTGCCCGCAAGCCCTTCGGTGCTCGGGGCGTTGGCCCGTTCTCTCTCGGTGCCGGTGACGGAACTGACAGGGCAGCCCTACCTTGAAGAACTCCGCCAGGATCAGCTGGACGGCCTGATCAACCCCATTCGCGAGGCGCTCAACATCTACGATCTCGGCCCCGACCCGGAGGTATTGCCGCGCACGGTGGAGGAGTTGGCGGCACATGCCGACCGGCTGTGCGCCATGGTGCGAGCGACGAACATCAAACAGGTTGCTGCCGAGCTTCCCGGCTTGATCCACGAGGCCACGACGACGGCGCATCTCCATCCCACGGACAGAAACTGGCGGCTGCTGGCGAGCACGTACCGCACCGCGTATGACCTGACAGCGAAACTGGGTTTCTCCGACCTGGGCATGGTGGCGCTCGACCGGATGGGCTGGTCGGCCGAGCGTGCCTCGGATGCGGTGCTCAGCGGAGTGCGTCAGTACATGCGGGGTGTGGCCTACCTGCGGGCGGGCGACTACCGCACGGGGAAGCGGTTGGTCCGGCTTGGCTTGACTGACCTGGATCAGGCTGCCCCCGGGCGTGTGTTTGACGCAGTAACGGGACAGCTGCACCTGGGAGCCGCCGTTCTGGCGGGCCGCGACAAGGACAGGGACACCGCAGAGGGGCACCTCGGTGAGGCTCAGCGGATCGCGGAGCGGACCGGTCCTGCGGAGAAGGTCCACTGGCTGTCGTTCGGGCCTACCAACGTCGGTGTGCACCGGGTCAGCGTGCTCGCAGAGCTGGACCTCTATCCGGAGGCCGTGCAGTGCGCGCAAGAGATCGCGATTCCGGACGGGTGGCCGCCGTCCCGGCTGGCGCACCACCATGCCGAGGTGGCGCGGGCACTGATGTGGACGGGACGCACGGATGCGGCATTCAAGAGTCTGCTGAAGGCTCGGAAGGTCGCCCCACAGCAGACGCGATACCACCCCGCGGTGCGGGAGACGTACGCCGGTCTGGACTCGGCCAGGCGCAGGATGCCTGAGACCTTCGGCAACTACGGCTCATGGCTCCGCATGTGA
- a CDS encoding methyltransferase domain-containing protein, with the protein MRLNPQQGHRASDELARSLIEAGALTPDWAETFRAVPRSLFLPDLVWAHDMATGRSAPVSRSSDPAAWEQAAYANVPLVTQWDDGQHTGSEPGTVPTSSASMPSVVAAMLRDLDVSEGMRVLEVGTGTGWNAGLLAHRLGSGNVVSVEIDEAVADQARGALLRAGLHPETVHGDGGGGWPDGAPYDRVMVTAGVRAVSPRWLEQSRPGGVILAPWGTHYSDQDALVRLTVREDGSASGPFLRMVEFMKLREQRLDWNRFREHVPDFPGDAGVSRTTVALTDLGERYEPARFVMGLCVPDCAHVINRSDGGSAKAWFFDLRSRSWAAAVFRSGEPDATVYQSGPRRLWDEVEAAHRWWAGRGEPDHTRFGLTVTAEGQRVWLDDPADSWAV; encoded by the coding sequence GTGAGGCTCAACCCTCAGCAGGGTCACCGTGCCAGTGACGAGCTGGCGCGGTCCCTCATCGAAGCGGGAGCCCTGACGCCCGATTGGGCGGAGACGTTCAGAGCCGTTCCCCGATCGCTGTTCCTGCCGGACCTCGTCTGGGCGCACGACATGGCGACCGGCCGAAGTGCGCCCGTCTCCCGGAGCAGTGACCCCGCAGCGTGGGAGCAGGCGGCGTACGCGAACGTCCCGCTCGTCACCCAGTGGGACGACGGACAGCACACGGGCAGCGAGCCAGGGACCGTGCCGACCAGTTCGGCGAGCATGCCGTCAGTCGTGGCTGCGATGCTGCGAGACCTGGACGTGAGCGAGGGCATGCGGGTGCTCGAAGTCGGCACCGGCACGGGGTGGAACGCCGGACTCCTCGCTCACCGGCTGGGCAGCGGGAACGTGGTCAGCGTCGAGATCGACGAGGCGGTCGCCGATCAAGCCCGGGGAGCGTTGCTGCGCGCCGGGCTCCACCCCGAGACGGTCCACGGGGACGGAGGGGGCGGGTGGCCGGACGGGGCGCCGTATGACCGGGTGATGGTCACGGCGGGGGTGCGAGCCGTTTCGCCGCGCTGGTTGGAGCAGTCACGGCCGGGCGGGGTCATCCTTGCCCCCTGGGGCACTCATTACAGCGACCAGGACGCACTTGTCCGGTTGACCGTGCGGGAGGACGGTTCCGCGTCGGGGCCGTTCCTGCGCATGGTCGAGTTCATGAAGCTGCGGGAACAGCGCTTGGACTGGAACCGGTTCAGGGAGCACGTTCCGGATTTCCCGGGCGATGCCGGGGTCTCCCGTACGACGGTCGCTTTGACGGACCTGGGGGAACGCTACGAGCCCGCACGGTTCGTCATGGGGCTGTGTGTGCCCGACTGCGCCCATGTCATCAACAGGTCGGACGGGGGGAGTGCGAAGGCGTGGTTCTTCGATCTGAGGAGCCGGTCGTGGGCCGCCGCCGTGTTCCGCAGTGGCGAACCGGACGCCACGGTCTACCAGTCGGGCCCGCGTCGCCTGTGGGACGAAGTAGAGGCGGCCCACCGATGGTGGGCCGGCCGGGGCGAGCCGGACCACACCCGGTTCGGTCTCACCGTCACCGCGGAAGGGCAGCGGGTGTGGCTGGATGACCCGGCCGACTCCTGGGCCGTGTGA